A DNA window from Schlesneria paludicola DSM 18645 contains the following coding sequences:
- a CDS encoding sensor histidine kinase, which produces MLENMQLWVFGTAALIDTVLLFALLERHNWRAVTIWMLLLAVGVWTWHVSYFVWQLVGQSVGPLADPMRWFSMLAMAFGLLMMPSAALHGTARLLRHGEFRTGALPDPKLILCYLPLLLLMPINSALAVDPTRPFLDLLVEYRLPYVGWLCLVSGVTAYGLWTTSMNAAYLPLRRFYRLLAASMVLTAGLTATFIVLLDRDRDPSVAILLQPFVSLLPMIPVILFAYFVMRFQLLPFVLERTLVYAAVLTGAMLFHQIVLQGLISSVGERYRLNLGVIEGALVFLAIMLYQPLRYRVAEALQSLLDSTGVRRNERQRLAVQLASRAGDPVIELLNWFVPAMKRSFGSDLGAAWLCDRDGRLIATAGSSELLRDENVAPILLSMAKADTQFVTRYSVSNPAIVEFLDLVRAGALLRFQHAEVSGLFLIGCRRWGQPPSNEDLHALALLVEQFGVTLHNSRLMAIQVAAEHRVLQQEKLSTLGLIASSLAHEIKNPLSTIKTITRVMAEELGPDSRYAEDLQMIGGEIERLTASASELLSAARPPRGEQPAIPLLEALNPTLRLLEFLAREREVEFQIRFPEESILMSIDHVNLREIVFNLISNAIDAAGPRGRVHFHCQREMQRLTLEVGDTGPGLSAEQQDRLFEPFFTTKSTGTGLGLYIVARRVRESGGLIDCRSVVGQGTTFVLTLPYS; this is translated from the coding sequence ATGCTCGAAAATATGCAATTATGGGTCTTCGGCACAGCGGCCTTGATTGATACCGTTTTATTATTTGCATTGCTTGAGCGTCACAACTGGCGTGCCGTTACGATCTGGATGTTGCTGCTGGCTGTGGGAGTCTGGACCTGGCATGTCAGCTACTTCGTTTGGCAACTGGTCGGTCAGTCGGTGGGGCCCTTGGCCGATCCGATGCGTTGGTTTTCGATGCTTGCCATGGCGTTCGGGTTGTTGATGATGCCGAGTGCGGCGCTGCATGGCACCGCGCGTTTGTTGCGTCACGGGGAATTTCGCACGGGTGCTCTGCCCGATCCCAAGCTGATCTTGTGCTACCTGCCGCTACTGCTCTTGATGCCGATCAACAGTGCATTGGCCGTTGATCCAACGCGACCCTTTCTGGATCTGCTGGTTGAGTATCGGCTTCCGTATGTTGGCTGGCTGTGCCTGGTCAGCGGCGTGACGGCGTATGGGTTGTGGACGACATCCATGAACGCCGCCTATCTTCCGCTGCGACGGTTTTATCGTCTGCTCGCCGCCAGCATGGTTCTGACTGCGGGACTCACGGCGACGTTTATCGTCCTGCTTGACCGAGATCGTGATCCGAGTGTGGCGATTCTGTTGCAACCGTTCGTCAGCTTGCTGCCGATGATTCCAGTCATTCTGTTCGCCTATTTCGTGATGCGATTCCAGTTGCTGCCCTTTGTGCTCGAACGGACGCTGGTGTATGCCGCGGTGCTGACCGGGGCGATGCTCTTCCACCAGATCGTGTTGCAAGGTTTGATTTCCTCTGTGGGAGAGCGTTATCGCCTGAACCTGGGTGTTATCGAGGGCGCATTGGTCTTTCTGGCGATCATGCTCTACCAGCCGCTGCGCTATCGAGTGGCCGAGGCATTGCAGTCGCTGCTCGATTCTACGGGGGTTCGTCGAAACGAACGGCAGCGGTTGGCGGTGCAACTGGCGTCGCGGGCGGGTGACCCGGTGATCGAACTATTGAACTGGTTCGTGCCTGCGATGAAGCGGTCCTTCGGAAGTGATCTGGGAGCCGCATGGCTGTGTGATCGAGATGGGAGACTCATCGCGACGGCGGGATCGTCAGAGCTGCTTCGCGATGAAAACGTGGCGCCGATACTGTTGTCGATGGCGAAGGCGGATACGCAATTCGTCACGCGATACTCGGTGTCGAATCCGGCGATCGTCGAGTTTCTTGATCTGGTTCGAGCGGGCGCGCTGTTGCGGTTTCAACATGCGGAAGTCTCGGGGCTGTTTCTGATCGGGTGCCGACGATGGGGGCAGCCGCCCAGTAACGAGGATCTGCACGCCTTGGCACTATTGGTCGAACAATTCGGTGTCACACTGCACAATTCGCGGTTGATGGCCATTCAAGTGGCGGCGGAACATCGTGTGCTGCAGCAAGAGAAATTGTCGACCCTGGGACTGATCGCCAGTTCGCTGGCTCATGAAATCAAGAACCCGTTGTCGACGATCAAGACAATCACTCGTGTGATGGCCGAGGAACTGGGCCCTGACAGTCGTTATGCCGAAGATTTGCAGATGATCGGCGGCGAGATTGAACGGTTGACGGCCTCGGCTTCGGAATTGTTGTCGGCGGCTCGGCCCCCGCGGGGGGAGCAGCCAGCGATTCCCTTGCTGGAAGCCCTCAATCCGACGCTGCGTCTATTAGAATTCTTGGCGCGTGAACGCGAAGTCGAATTTCAAATTCGTTTCCCCGAGGAATCGATTCTGATGTCGATCGATCATGTGAATCTGCGCGAGATCGTTTTCAATCTGATTTCGAACGCGATCGACGCCGCCGGGCCACGTGGTCGTGTTCATTTTCATTGTCAGCGCGAGATGCAGCGACTGACATTGGAAGTGGGAGATACCGGCCCTGGGCTGTCGGCGGAGCAACAGGATCGACTGTTCGAGCCGTTTTTTACAACCAAATCGACGGGTACCGG